TTATTCGCATGATTTTTCGTTTTCATTATCAACGAGAAAATCTGCTATATCAAGATGGGGTTCATCGTTTAGGCCATGGAAAGAAGGTCCAACTTCATCAGAGATGAGGTTGGTCTCAACATTCCTTTCTTTTGCCTGTTGAGATGCTTGATACAGATCGGCCAAATGTTTTGGAATACGACAGGTCTGATACCAATGTCCTTTCATGCCGCATCTGTAACAAGTACttcatcttgtttctttataacgcgaccaacattattgatttgaagatgCTTGTTGGTTTTTCTTGCGTTGAAGTCATTAGGAGAGAAACCTCTTCCTTTTCCTCGTCCACGAACTTCTCCACGACCTcctccacgaccatgaccacggcCTCGACTGCGTCCGCGTCCACGTCCTCGTCCTTGCCAATTATTATAGCTGGATGTAGCACCATTCACTTCTGAAAGTTTATCCCTTTTatgcctaacaatatatatattttgtaacaatacatgaaatacaaaagattttattttagaaattctataaatcattggaatattctctttcaGAGGATTCCTTAGGATATTCTTAAGTATATATTGactaattaatctattttttgtaaccaacatatatttaatttataacctattttataacaaacttataaaaattatatagtttacaaaacaagttGTATAcatccgttttattatataggggatttaaCCCTAATCCAAATAGACTACCGATACAAactgattgatttttttatttttaatgttcgAATGATTCCGAACTTGACAAAACGGCCTACATATATGggataaaaatcttaaatacAGAAGCAAAAGATAACCataaactaagaaaaagaaaaagaaagaaacaagtgcataacaataaaaacaaataaaactgcAGAGGGAGATTGATGCAGCGATTCCTGGTTCCTATATCGTCTGGACCGTCATCATTACAACAACGCTTAATGGCAAACACCACAAGAGAAATAAGACAAGATATGCCCAATAGTGCTAATGGAATGAAAACTTCGTTGATGAAGAATGTATCCAtcgtcgttttttttttgtttttttctacttatgtatgtttgtttctttttatatgcTCTATAACTACAAAACCCAATCCTATTTCAACTCTGACTAACGTTCTAGATAAATCATTGATGATTGTTGTAAGATTCAACCCTATTCCAACTCTCAGTAACATAGtaattgtattttgttttattgtactTCTAACATTTTAGATAGATAATTGATGATTAATGATTATTGGAAGATAAGATTAAGCCTATCATATAAAAGTGAGGAATACGACACTTACTTTTGGTAAtcgttattatttatttttattttctctaattGATGTAAGAATTTTCTATCAACATACAAACAATCATATTGAGTAGAATGATAGTataatcgaaaaaaaaaaaagaaaattgaagaaatgaaaattgtTAGTTTAGTAAAACTGtttcaaaaaattacaaagtttccttgatttcttctccaaaaatcataataatttatgattatgtgtgttaattgtttttttttttttttttacNNNNNNNNNNNNNNNNNNNNNNNNNNNNNNNNNNNNNNNNNNNNNNNNNNNNNNNNNNNNNNNNNNNNNNNNNNNNNNNNNNNNNNNNNNNNNNNNNNNNNNNNNNNNNNNNNNNNNNNNNNNNNNNNNNNNNNNNNNNNNNNNNNNNNNNNNNNNNNNNNNNNNNNNNNNNNNNNNNNNNNNNNNNNNNNNNNNNNNNNNNNNNNNNNNNNNNNNNNNNNNNNNNNNNNNNNNNNNNNNNNNNNNNNNNNNNNNNNNNNNNNNNNNNNNNNNNNNNNNNNNNNNNNNNNNNNNNNNNNNNNNNNNNNNNNNNNNNNNNNNNNNNNNNNNNNNNNNNNNNNNNNNNNNNNNNNNNNNNNNNNNNNNNNNNNNNNNNNNNNNNNNNNNNNNNNNNNNNNNNNNNNNNNNNNNNNNNNNNNNNNNNNNNNNNNNNNNNNNNNNNNNNNNNNNNNNNNNNNNNNNNNNNNNNNNNNNNNNNNNNNNNNNNNNNNNNNNNNNNNNNNNNNNNNNNNNNNNNNNNNNNNNNNNNNNNNNNNNNNNNNNNNNNNNNNNNNNNNNNNNNNNNNNNNNNNNNNNNNNNNNNNNNNNNNNNNNNNNNNNNNNNNNNNNNNNNNNNNNNNNNNNCCGGCGGAAACACACACCTCCCCTTCCCGGACTCGAACCCGAACTCCACTCGAGACTCAATTCGAAACATGGATCCAGAATCTGAAACCAGGATTCACAAACTCCGACGTCGTAACGGCGTTACGAGCCCAATCCGATCCAGATCTAGCTCTCGACATCTTCCGATGGACAGCTCAGCAACGAGGCTACAAACACAACCACGAAGCTTACCACGCCATGATCAAACAAGCAATCACCGGAAAACGAAACAAATTCGTCGAAACCTTAATGGAAGAAGTAATCGCCGGCGCTTGTGAAACGAGTGTTCCTCTCTACAATTGCATCATCAGATTCTGCTGTGGTCGTAAGTTTCTCTTCAACAGAGCTTTCGATGTTTATAACAAGATGCTTCGATCTGATAACTCGAAACCTGATCTTGAGACTTATACTCTGCTTCTAAGCTCATTGCTCAAGAGATTCAACAAATTGAATGTGTGTTATGTGTATCTTCACGCTGTTAGATCTCTCACTAAGCAGATGAAATCGAACGGTGTGATTCCTGATACGTATGTGTTGAATATGATTATCAAGGCTTATGCAAAGTGTCTTGAAGTAGATGAAGCTATAAGGGTGTTTCGTGAGATGGCTCTGTATGGCTCTGAGCCTAATGCTTATACTTATAGTTACTTAATTAAGGGGCTTTGTGAGAAAGAAAGACTTGGacagggtttagggttttacaagGAGATGAGGAGTAAAGGGATGGTTCCGAATGGGAGTTGTTATATGGTTTTGATTTGTAGTCTTTCCATGGAGAGGAGATTGAGTGAAGCGGTTGAGGTTGTGTATGACATGTTGGCGAATTCCTTGTCTCCGGATATGTTGACTTATAATACAGTTTTGACGGAGTTGTGTAGGGGAGGTAGAGGGGATGAAGCTCTTGAGCTGGTTGAGGAATGGAAGAAACGGGATCCGGTGATGGGTGAAAGGAACTACAGAACGTTGATGGACGAAGTGTATTTTCTGAACAAGGGATGATTGAATAGGTTCTGTTCTGATCATCTTAATGTCGATCAATCCGCTGAGCTCTTCTAATTCGAAAAAAGGCTAAAAGATGGATAATTGTGGTTAAGAGTGTGGTTTATACTCTAGTAACTGAACCTGCAGATCTCAGTAATGATCCAAACTATACTAGGATACACATTTCAGGTTGAAGCAATAGGGATGGGAACACTGCTGTTAAGACTTGAGCTATAGAGATATCCTGCGGTTTCTATTGTTTGAAAGATTTAAAGATGTCATTATCTTGTAAACCTGTTATAAGAATGATGTTATATGAATCTTTCTCCTGAAGGATATCAAATGGTTACTGATATGTAATCCAAAAGCTGTACAACATTTGTTGATTTATAAATGCTCTTTCCGTTTATCATTACTGATGATGACACACTTATAACATTATTCTGTTACAAAGCTCTTTGTCAGTTCTCATCTTCACCAAGAGACATACGTCTTCAGACAATTCACAAGATTAGGGGAGCATTGGTCAATGATTTGCATATATAAACCATTTTATATACATCACATTTGTTCAATTCAATGAAACTGAAACCAAGGAAGGCACAATGTGAGTGACTCCGTGATCCGCCGCTTAAAAcgcgttttgtttttttccaccGCCTTAAACACGTTAATTAGGTGACGAGAAATAATTTATGGATAGTGGGCTATAAGTGGGCCTACCTATTAATACGGCGTAAGCCCATTAGATTTAGTTTCGTCTTTGTTGTCAACAAAGAGGATCCTCGAAACAGATCTATATCTTATAAACCTGTGACTGAGAGAGATCAAAATCGAAAacgtgaagatgatgatgatgagctctGCATCCGCCATGAAAGCTGCTGGAGTTTTGCTTCTGCTTACTGTGCTAACATTAGGTAAATtattaatcttcttctcctttttgcGTCTTCTTCTGACTCATCTCGATTTCGATGTGATTCATCCGATTGATCTGATGATCTCcgttgatttattttttgatgTTCTCGTCgatttgtgatgatgatgatgatgatcttcagCTTATGCAAAGAAGTCAGGTGATGTGACAGAGTTGCAGATTGGTGTGAAGGTGAGTACTAACGCTCTTTCACGTCTCATTATCGGATCGTAAATTTCAACTTCCATGTTTGAATTTGATTATCTGTGTAGGAGTCTGTTCGAATGAAATTGAATTGGATCTCAACGTGATTAGAAGATGATAATGGTCATGATTACGGAAATTGGAAATGGACTTGGCCTCTATACTCTTTTGGCTAATGCAGTTTTCTGACCATTGGtttcatttgtttctcttttttgctTACAGTTCAAGCCTCAGAAATGTGATCTTCAGGCTCACAAAGGGGATAAGATCAAGGTTCATTATCGGGTATGTTTTATTTGAAGCCTGTTACTAGTTTTGTAACTTAATGCTGCGAAGATTCCTTCTTGCTTGCATTTATAGTATTCtgattgagaaaaaagaagagccatgaaggagttttcttcttattGCAATATCTTAGAATGTTCATGAAACATCAGGGGATGAAAATGTGGAATCACCTTCATTGGTGTTTAAGAAAATGTTGGTATTTGATAGCTTAagaacaaacaataattatgaaatcTGATCTATAAACAGCTT
The Camelina sativa cultivar DH55 chromosome 15, Cs, whole genome shotgun sequence DNA segment above includes these coding regions:
- the LOC104748567 gene encoding pentatricopeptide repeat-containing protein At3g25210, mitochondrial produces the protein PAETHTSPSRTRTRTPLETQFETWIQNLKPGFTNSDVVTALRAQSDPDLALDIFRWTAQQRGYKHNHEAYHAMIKQAITGKRNKFVETLMEEVIAGACETSVPLYNCIIRFCCGRKFLFNRAFDVYNKMLRSDNSKPDLETYTLLLSSLLKRFNKLNVCYVYLHAVRSLTKQMKSNGVIPDTYVLNMIIKAYAKCLEVDEAIRVFREMALYGSEPNAYTYSYLIKGLCEKERLGQGLGFYKEMRSKGMVPNGSCYMVLICSLSMERRLSEAVEVVYDMLANSLSPDMLTYNTVLTELCRGGRGDEALELVEEWKKRDPVMGERNYRTLMDEVYFLNKG